Proteins encoded together in one Vigna angularis cultivar LongXiaoDou No.4 chromosome 5, ASM1680809v1, whole genome shotgun sequence window:
- the LOC108340456 gene encoding uncharacterized protein LOC108340456, with the protein MINPFLVVCLVITGFSIPVHGFQDTLKVDLELEKQLKLINKPPIKTIHLAELALSSNFSPYYAVKGRNSVYNPPITKGQMSLSHVWVQNGPISSNNKISFGWQVSLDLYGDNKTHLYASWTKDNFQKTGCYNVRCPGFVQTNYQLYLGAETGDVSSYGGPVFDSIQYIAMDPKTKNWWVHTTGEDIGYFPAKLFSNLASADKVGWGGRTLTPHGSRSPQMGSGHFPDKDYYHACYFRTISFQNASRIMYGPERYQTEKYVDKPRCYDLKYYGNVHDIGGYMLQFGGPGGKCDD; encoded by the exons atgatCAATCCATTTCTTGTTGTTTGTTTGGTGATAACTGGTTTTAGCATACCAGTTCATGGTTTTCAAGATACACTCAAAGTAGATTTGGAGCTTGAAAAACAACTAAAGCTAATCAATAAGCCTCCTATCAAAACTATTCAT CTTGCAGAATTAGCTCTTTCATCGAATTTTAGTCCATACTATGCCGTTAAAGGACGAAACAGCGTTTATAATCCACCGATCACTAAGGGTCAAATGTCTCTTTCTCATGTGTGGGTTCAAAATGGACCCATAAGTTCTAACAATAAAATCAGTTTTGGATGGCAA GTGAGTCTAGATTTGTATGGTGACAATAAAACTCATTTATACGCATCATGGACG aaaGACAACTTTCAAAAGACAGGATGTTACAATGTTCGATGTCCAGGTTTTGTTCAAACCAATTACCAACTTTATCTTGGCGCAGAGACCGGAGATGTATCTTCTTATGGTGGACCAGTTTTTGATTCTATCCAGTATATTGCTATG GacccaaaaaccaaaaactgGTGGGTTCATACAACAGGTGAAGATATTGGATATTTTCCAGCAAAGTTATTCTCTAACTTAGCTTCGGCAGATAAAGTAGGGTGGGGTGGAAGAACATTAACTCCTCACGGTTCTCGCAGCCCTCAAATGGGGTCTGGACATTTTCCTGATAAAGACTATTATCATGCATGTTATTTCAGAactatttcttttcaaaatgcATCTAGAATAATGTATGGACCGGAAAGATATCAAACTGAAAAGTACGTTGACAAACCTAGATGTTATGACCTTAAGTACTACGGCAATGTTCATGACATTGGTGGATATATGCTCCAATTTGGAGGACCTGGTGGTAAGTGTGATGATTAG